In the genome of Acidobacteriota bacterium, the window TCGCCGAGACGCGGCCCCGGTGGAATGTAAATTTCCAGTTCGGCGGCTTGCTTGTCGGCTTCCCGGCTGAGCAGCGATTCGTAGGCCTTGATACGGGCTTTGCTTTTGGCGTGGCGCGCTTTCGGAGCCATGCGAATCCATTCCAATTCGCGTTCCAGCGTTTTCTGCCGCTGCGATTCGGCGCGCTCTTCCTTGCGCAATCGTTCCTGTTTTTGTTCCAGCCAGGACGAATAATTGCCTTTCCACGGGATGCCCTGCCCACGGTCGAGTTCCAGAATCCAGCCCGCGACGTTGTCCAGAAAGTATCGGTCATGCGTGACCGCGATGACCGTGCCTTCGTATTTTTGCAGGTGTTGTTCCAGCCAGCCTACGGTTTCGGCGTCCAGATGATTGGTCGGTTCGTCCAACAACAGAATGTCCGGTTTTTTCAGCAGCAGGCGGCAAAGCGCGACCCGGCGACGTTCGCCCCCCGACAGCACGCTAATTGATGTCTCGCCCGGCGGGCAACGCAACGCATCCATGGCCATTTCCAGTCGCGCATCCAAATCCCAGCCGCCCAGCGCGTCGAGCTTTTCCTGCACTTCGCCTTGTCGTTCCAGCAATTTATTCATTGCGTCATCGTCCATCGGTTCGGCGAATTGGTCGTTGATCGCGTCGAATTCTTTCAACAGGTCAACGACTTCCTGCGCGCCTTCTTCGACGATGTCGCGGACGGTTTTGGATTCGTCCAGTTTGGGTTCCTGCTCCAAATAGCCGATGGAATAACCCGGAGAGACGTGTGTTTCACCCTGAAATTCGGTATCTACGCCTGCCAGAATGCGCAGCAGCGAAGATTTGCCCGATCCGTTTAGACCGAGCACCCCGATTTTCGCACCGTAAAAATACCCGAGGTAAATATCCTTGAGGACAGCTTTCTTGTCGTAAAACTTGCTGACCCCGACCATGGAGTAAATGACTTTGTCAGGTTGTTGGCTCATTGGTTTCGTGATTTCAATCGAATTGATTTTTGCTGCTAAGGTTGGTCATCTTGTCGCAGCGGATGGCAAATGGCAAGACGCCATTTCTCGGCCAGGTTGCGATGGAACAGCGCTACATCAAGTTACGAAAATTTGAAAAAAGTATCCAAATTTTCGCGGATTGCTGGTTGAACGAATTCCGGTGAATGATTTAACTCCACGGAACGTTTGCTTTAGGAGAGTTCGGGGAACAGGAAGGCGTCGGGAACATAACTTGCTGGCCACCAGATTCGCAACACTTTCAAGATTCCAGATGAAGAACTTGGTTTTTGGAGAAGGTGATTTTCACTTTATCTCATTCTGAATCCTCAACGCTAATTCCGAAGATTTCACAGGAGGGTTATTCCATGAAAAACATATTTAGGCTGACGGGGCTCGCACTGATGCTGGTAAGCAGTATTGCTTGGCGGGCAAACGCGCAATCTACGACCGGAGTCATTTCCGGCACGGTCAGCGATCCGCAGGGAGCCGTAATCGCTGGTGCTTCTGTGACGGCGCGCAATGTTGGCACCAATGAATCGCGCTCAGCCATCGCCGATGGCGAAGGCCGCTACCGCTTTCCCAATCTGCCGGTTGGCAATTACGAAATTACCATTCAGGCGAAAGGCTTCGCCAAATACGTTCGCACCGGCGTTGAGCTATTGCTGAATCAGGAAGCGGTCGTCAACGCTCCGCTCAAAACCAGCGCGGTGGAAGAAGTGGTGACCATCAATGAAAACGCTTCGCTGTTGAACACCTCGAACGCGGAAGTCAGCACCCGCTTCGATTCCAAACGCTTGTCCGAATTGCCGCTGGCGCCAAATCGCAATGTGCTCAACGTTGCATTATCGGCGGCGGGCGTCAGTCAGCTTGGCAGCGGCCAGACGGGATTTGCGGCAGGATTGAACTTTTCGGTCAACGGCATGCGGTTGCGCTCGAACAACTTCATGCTTGATGGGCAGGACAGCAACGACCCCAGCGTCAGCGGTTCTCAGCAACCCATCAACAACCCTGACGTGGTTCAGGAATTCCGACTGGTGACCAACCAATTCGCGCCGGAATACGGACGCGCCGCCGGGTCAGTGGTCAACATTGTTTCCAAATCCGGGTCGAACAACTTCCACGGTTCCGCGTTTTCGTTTAACAACAACGAGATTTTCAATGCCCGCAGCAATCTGGATAAAGCCGCCGGGTTCAAAGACGCTCCGCGTCGCAACGAAAATCAATACGGTGGCACGTTTGGCGGGCCGATTCTCAAAAACAAGACTTTCTTTTTCGGTTCTTACCAGCGTTGGACTGACCGCCAGCTTGGGTCGGGCGCGACCATCAACGGCGTTCCAACCGAAGCAGGTCGCCAGATTTTGCAGGCGCAAGCCGGGAACCGCCCGCAAGTCGCCGCCCTGTTGAAATTCCTGCCGGCGGCGCAAACCGCGAACAATACGTCGGCGAATTTCACGCTCAATGGGCAGACTTACACGGTGCCGCTGGGCGCGTTGACCGGCGCAAATTCGATTGCCTTCAACAACCATCAATGGAGCACGCGCATTGATCATCGCTTCAGTGAAAAACATCAGATCAACGGCCGATACTTTTTCAACACGGAAAGCAGCAACGGTACTGGTCAGGCGACCCCAACAGGTTTAGCCAATATCGTCACCTCGCGCAGCCAATCGGCCAACATCGGTATCACCAGCGTTTTGTCCAATTCACTGGTCAACGAATTCCGCCTCGCCTATCAACGCTTCGGCTCTGTCACCAATGCAGCGGATTCATCGTCTGAAACCATTCCGTCCATCGAAATCAATCAGCTTGGCTTGATCGGGTTCAATGCTGCGGGAACGCGCACGGCAATCGGATTAGCAGTCAACCTGCCACAATTTCGCTTCAACAACACCTATCAGTTAATTGACAACCTATCGTACACGCGCGGCAGTCACGCGCTGAAGTTCGGCTTGGATTTTCGCCGTGTGCAGGTCAAGAGCTTCTTTTTCCCGACCATCCGTGGCCGTCTGGCGTACGACACGCTTAACAATTTCGTCAATGACATTGCCATCGCTTCGGCGATTAACAAACCGGTTCCCGGCGGATCGGAGATTCAGTATTACAACTGGTATGACTACTTTTTCTACGGACAGGATGAATGGAGAATTCGTCCGAATTTCACTTTGACTTATGGCTTGCGCTACGAAACGCCGGGCAATTCCATCGGCTCGTTGCAACCGTTCGACGATGCCATCTTGGCAGCCAATGGCAATAATCCGGTTTTCAAGTTTCGCAATCCGAACCGCGATACCAACAATCTGCAACCGCGATTCGGGTTCAACTGGCGTCCGAATTTCGGTGACAGCGGAATCGCCGGAAAGTTGTTTGGCGGCGATAAAACTGTAGTTCGCGGCGGGTATTCGCGCACGAATGATTACGGGTTTATCAACATCAACTTGAACATTGCCAGCGCATTTCCCTTCGTATTCGCGCTCAATCCGTCGTTGACGAATGCGTATGCCAACCTGCTCAACGCGGCTGCGCCTCCGTCTGGCAATCTGGCGTTCATCACGCAAACCACAGTCGGCGAAGATTTCCGTTCGCCGTCCGCGGATCAATTCAGTTTAGAAGTTTCGCGAGAATTGTCGAAAGACGTGGTTCTACGCGTTGGCTACGTTGGCACAAAAGGCAACGGATTGTTCCAAACCGTGGACGGCAATCCGGTTGTTCAACAGCGCACCAATCGCAACGATCCAGCGTTTTTGTACAACCCGCCGGGCACGACGCTGACCAACCAGCCGCGTCGCGTGGATTTGACGCGCGGCGTCGAACGATTGCGCTGCAATTGCGCGCAATCCATTTACCATTCGCTGCAGGTCAGCGTGGACAAACGGTTGAGTCAAAATTTCAGCGCGGGCGTGCATTACACCTGGAGTTCGTTCATTGACACGGCGTCGGAAATCTTCAACCCGCAACCGCAGGGCGAAGTGGCCACGCCGCAAGACCCCTTCAACCGCAATGCAGACCGCGCGCGTTCCAGCTACGACCGACCGCATCGTTTTACCGGGAATGTGGTTTATGAATTCCCGTTCCTTCGCGAGCAAAAGGGGCTGGCGGGACACATGCTGGGCGGTTGGCAAGCCAATGCATTTTTCACGCTGCAAAGTGGCACGCCGTTTACCATCTTGAATGGCGCTGACCCGGCGGGAGTGCTGCAGGGCATTGACGCGCTGGTGGGCAATGCAATTCGTCCCAACCTGAACACGACGCTCGATCTGTCAGGCATGAACCTGATCGAAATTCGCGCGGCGGGCGGAGCCAGTCTGTTTTCGGCGCTCACCACCGGACAACGCACCGGCAACATCGGACGCAATACGATTCGCGGTGACGGAATTGCCAACATGGATTTCGGCATCTTCAAAAACACGAAGATTCTGGAAGGCCATAACATCCAGTTCCGGGCCGAATTCTTCAACCTGACCAACACCCGGAACTTCGGCACACCGAACACAGCGATTAACTCCGGCGCAAACTTCCTCAATCAGTGGGCAACCAATGGCGGGAACCGTCGGATTTTGATGGGGTTGCGCTACACGTTCTAACCGAACAAATTGACTGGATCATCTGTACAAAAGGCCGGGACGCAGTGATTTTGCGCTCCGGCCTTTTGGCATTTCAACAGTGATCTTGCGTAGGATTATTCCAAATCGTGTTTGATTCGGCTCAGGATTCCGCACAGCATTTCAACGTCATACTTGGTCAGATTGAATCTAAAAAAGCTGCTGCGGATTCGACGCTTCAAGTCCGGTTCATTGCCCGGCAGGACAAAATCAATTTGCCGCAACACCTCCATCGCCAGATCGAACGCTTCCTCAACCGTTCTGGCAGATGCCGATTCAGCCGGATGCGGGACAATTCCGGCTTGCGCTGGGTCGCGGATCAGTTCGTAACAGCAAACAGCGACGGCTTGGCCCAAATTCATTGAAGGGCAATTGGGTTGTGTGGGAATGCTCATCACGCGGTGGCAATGGCTGAAATCCTCGTTGGTTAGTCCGTGTTTTTCCGACCCAAACACCAGCGCCAGTTTGTAATCGGACGCGGTCAAGTCGCGGCTCAGATCGAAGGGCGTGTACACTGTTTGTTTTGCTTCGATGCGCGTACGGTCGGTAGTGCCAACAACCAGATTGCAATCGGCGATGGCGTCGCTGAGCTTGGCAACGATGCGAGCGTTGGATAAAACATCCATGGCATTCGGCGCTGAAGTAACTTCTTCAAAAACTGGCGGATGCACAGCGACCACCGTCAGATTGCCGAAGCCGAAATTCTTCATTGCGCGTGCCA includes:
- the ettA gene encoding energy-dependent translational throttle protein EttA; the protein is MSQQPDKVIYSMVGVSKFYDKKAVLKDIYLGYFYGAKIGVLGLNGSGKSSLLRILAGVDTEFQGETHVSPGYSIGYLEQEPKLDESKTVRDIVEEGAQEVVDLLKEFDAINDQFAEPMDDDAMNKLLERQGEVQEKLDALGGWDLDARLEMAMDALRCPPGETSISVLSGGERRRVALCRLLLKKPDILLLDEPTNHLDAETVGWLEQHLQKYEGTVIAVTHDRYFLDNVAGWILELDRGQGIPWKGNYSSWLEQKQERLRKEERAESQRQKTLERELEWIRMAPKARHAKSKARIKAYESLLSREADKQAAELEIYIPPGPRLGDTVIEADHVSKGYGDRLLFEDLSFALPPGGIVGVIGPNGAGKTTLFRLITGQEQPDSGTFTTGATVQLGYVDQSRTLDAEKSIWEEISDGQDQIQLGTKLVNSRAYVSRFNFSGGDQQKKVGMLSGGERNRVHLAKMLKSGANVLLLDEPTNDLDVNTMRALEEALENFAGCAVVISHDRWFLDRIATHILAFEGDSKVVWFDGNYSEYDADRKARLGADADQPHRIKYRQLTRS
- a CDS encoding TonB-dependent receptor, with protein sequence MKNIFRLTGLALMLVSSIAWRANAQSTTGVISGTVSDPQGAVIAGASVTARNVGTNESRSAIADGEGRYRFPNLPVGNYEITIQAKGFAKYVRTGVELLLNQEAVVNAPLKTSAVEEVVTINENASLLNTSNAEVSTRFDSKRLSELPLAPNRNVLNVALSAAGVSQLGSGQTGFAAGLNFSVNGMRLRSNNFMLDGQDSNDPSVSGSQQPINNPDVVQEFRLVTNQFAPEYGRAAGSVVNIVSKSGSNNFHGSAFSFNNNEIFNARSNLDKAAGFKDAPRRNENQYGGTFGGPILKNKTFFFGSYQRWTDRQLGSGATINGVPTEAGRQILQAQAGNRPQVAALLKFLPAAQTANNTSANFTLNGQTYTVPLGALTGANSIAFNNHQWSTRIDHRFSEKHQINGRYFFNTESSNGTGQATPTGLANIVTSRSQSANIGITSVLSNSLVNEFRLAYQRFGSVTNAADSSSETIPSIEINQLGLIGFNAAGTRTAIGLAVNLPQFRFNNTYQLIDNLSYTRGSHALKFGLDFRRVQVKSFFFPTIRGRLAYDTLNNFVNDIAIASAINKPVPGGSEIQYYNWYDYFFYGQDEWRIRPNFTLTYGLRYETPGNSIGSLQPFDDAILAANGNNPVFKFRNPNRDTNNLQPRFGFNWRPNFGDSGIAGKLFGGDKTVVRGGYSRTNDYGFININLNIASAFPFVFALNPSLTNAYANLLNAAAPPSGNLAFITQTTVGEDFRSPSADQFSLEVSRELSKDVVLRVGYVGTKGNGLFQTVDGNPVVQQRTNRNDPAFLYNPPGTTLTNQPRRVDLTRGVERLRCNCAQSIYHSLQVSVDKRLSQNFSAGVHYTWSSFIDTASEIFNPQPQGEVATPQDPFNRNADRARSSYDRPHRFTGNVVYEFPFLREQKGLAGHMLGGWQANAFFTLQSGTPFTILNGADPAGVLQGIDALVGNAIRPNLNTTLDLSGMNLIEIRAAGGASLFSALTTGQRTGNIGRNTIRGDGIANMDFGIFKNTKILEGHNIQFRAEFFNLTNTRNFGTPNTAINSGANFLNQWATNGGNRRILMGLRYTF
- a CDS encoding TrmJ/YjtD family RNA methyltransferase; amino-acid sequence: MLPSNCRIVLVRPRDPNNIGAVARAMKNFGFGNLTVVAVHPPVFEEVTSAPNAMDVLSNARIVAKLSDAIADCNLVVGTTDRTRIEAKQTVYTPFDLSRDLTASDYKLALVFGSEKHGLTNEDFSHCHRVMSIPTQPNCPSMNLGQAVAVCCYELIRDPAQAGIVPHPAESASARTVEEAFDLAMEVLRQIDFVLPGNEPDLKRRIRSSFFRFNLTKYDVEMLCGILSRIKHDLE